One segment of Nostoc piscinale CENA21 DNA contains the following:
- the ppsA gene encoding phosphoenolpyruvate synthase, producing the protein MLDTLLNSATSLSAAQEEALVLHLKNVGIADIPLVGGKNASLGEMIQQLRRKGVKVPTGFATTAFAYRYFISAAGIETQLREIFADLNVEDVQNLRQCGKKARMLMLQTPFPPDLQAAIAQSYQNLCEEYGADTDVAVRSSATAEDLPDASFAGQQETYLNVHGLQAVLEACHKCFASIFTDRAISYRQIKGFDHFNIALSVGVQKMVRSDLAVSGVMFSIDTETGFKDAALITAAYGLGENVVQGAVNPDEYLVFKPTLKQGYRPIIQKRLGTKEIKMVYDQEGLKLTKNISVPTTERNQYALNDEEILQLANWACIIEEHYSQVRGTYTPMDIEWAKDGLTNELFIVQARPETVQSQKTKNVLKQYQLKDKGEVLLTGRSVGEMIGQGKARVILDVRQINQFQPGEVLVTNRTDPDWEPIMKRASAIVTNSGGRTCHAAIIAREMGIPAIVGSGNATTVLKTGQEITVSCAEGETGKVYQGLLPYEVQELPLEKLPRTRTQIMMNLANPEEALGLTAIPNDGVGLARMEFIINNHIKAHPLALIHFDQLEDELARYKITELTAQYEDKTKFFVDKLAQGIGTIAAAFYPKPVIVRLSDFKSNEYANLLGGKQFEPKEENPMIGWRGASRYYDPRYSEGFALECQAMKRVRDEMGLTNVILMIPFCRTPQEGRRVLAEMAQHGLVRGVNGLQVYVMCELPSNVQLADEFSEIFDGFSIGSNDLTQLTLGLDRDSELVAHLFDERDEAVTRTIANAIATVKQYGRKIGICGQAPSDYPEFARFLVEQGIDSISLNPDSVLKTLLEIAKAEEKE; encoded by the coding sequence ATGCTAGACACATTGTTAAATTCAGCAACATCTCTCTCTGCTGCTCAAGAAGAAGCTTTAGTTTTACATTTAAAAAATGTGGGAATTGCAGATATCCCGTTAGTTGGTGGTAAAAATGCTTCTTTAGGAGAAATGATTCAGCAATTGCGGCGTAAGGGAGTCAAAGTGCCAACAGGCTTTGCGACAACTGCTTTTGCTTACCGCTACTTTATTTCTGCGGCTGGAATTGAAACACAACTCAGAGAGATATTTGCCGATTTAAATGTGGAGGATGTACAAAATCTGCGGCAATGCGGCAAAAAGGCGAGAATGTTGATGTTGCAAACTCCATTTCCGCCAGATTTACAAGCAGCGATCGCTCAATCTTATCAAAATCTTTGCGAAGAATACGGTGCTGATACTGATGTTGCGGTGCGTTCTAGCGCCACCGCCGAAGATTTACCCGATGCCAGCTTTGCAGGTCAACAAGAAACTTATTTAAATGTCCACGGACTGCAAGCCGTTTTAGAAGCCTGTCATAAGTGTTTTGCCTCGATTTTTACTGACCGTGCAATTTCTTATCGTCAAATTAAAGGCTTTGATCACTTTAATATTGCCTTATCGGTGGGCGTACAAAAAATGGTACGTTCTGATTTGGCGGTGTCTGGTGTAATGTTTTCTATCGATACCGAAACAGGTTTTAAAGATGCCGCTTTAATTACCGCCGCTTACGGTCTTGGTGAAAACGTCGTTCAAGGTGCAGTTAACCCTGATGAATATTTGGTGTTTAAACCAACTCTCAAACAAGGGTACCGCCCAATTATTCAAAAGCGCCTAGGCACGAAAGAAATCAAAATGGTCTATGACCAAGAAGGCTTGAAGTTAACTAAAAATATTTCCGTCCCTACCACCGAAAGAAATCAATACGCCCTGAATGATGAAGAAATTCTCCAACTAGCAAACTGGGCTTGCATTATTGAAGAACATTATTCCCAAGTGCGGGGAACCTACACGCCGATGGATATTGAATGGGCGAAAGATGGTTTGACCAATGAATTATTTATTGTGCAAGCCCGTCCAGAAACAGTCCAGTCGCAAAAAACCAAAAATGTTCTCAAACAATATCAACTCAAAGACAAGGGTGAGGTATTGCTAACAGGTCGCAGTGTTGGCGAGATGATTGGTCAAGGTAAAGCCAGAGTTATTTTAGATGTCCGCCAAATTAACCAATTTCAACCAGGAGAAGTGCTAGTTACTAACCGCACTGACCCTGATTGGGAACCAATTATGAAACGGGCGAGTGCCATTGTCACTAATTCTGGCGGTAGGACTTGTCATGCTGCAATTATCGCCAGAGAAATGGGAATCCCAGCGATTGTCGGTAGTGGAAATGCCACGACTGTGTTAAAGACTGGGCAAGAAATTACTGTGAGTTGTGCTGAAGGTGAAACAGGAAAAGTCTATCAAGGTTTATTACCTTACGAAGTCCAAGAATTGCCTTTGGAAAAATTGCCCCGCACACGTACACAAATCATGATGAATTTAGCGAATCCCGAAGAGGCTTTGGGTTTAACTGCAATTCCGAATGATGGTGTGGGATTAGCGAGGATGGAATTTATTATTAACAATCACATCAAAGCTCATCCACTGGCGTTAATTCATTTTGATCAGTTAGAAGATGAATTGGCAAGATACAAAATTACTGAGTTAACTGCCCAATACGAAGACAAAACTAAGTTCTTTGTTGATAAACTAGCCCAAGGTATCGGCACGATCGCCGCAGCTTTTTATCCAAAACCTGTGATTGTGCGGCTATCAGATTTCAAGAGTAACGAATATGCCAATCTCTTGGGTGGTAAGCAATTTGAACCCAAAGAAGAAAACCCGATGATTGGTTGGCGTGGTGCTTCTCGTTATTACGACCCCCGCTATAGTGAAGGTTTCGCCCTAGAATGTCAAGCGATGAAGCGGGTGCGAGATGAAATGGGTTTGACCAACGTCATTTTGATGATTCCTTTCTGTCGGACTCCCCAAGAAGGTCGGCGCGTGTTAGCAGAAATGGCACAACATGGTTTAGTGCGTGGAGTCAATGGACTGCAAGTTTATGTGATGTGTGAATTGCCCAGCAATGTGCAACTTGCAGATGAATTTAGTGAAATCTTTGATGGTTTTTCGATTGGTTCCAATGATTTAACGCAGTTAACCTTGGGACTTGACAGAGATTCGGAATTAGTCGCCCATTTATTTGATGAACGGGATGAAGCTGTAACTAGAACCATTGCCAATGCGATCGCTACTGTTAAGCAATATGGTCGCAAAATTGGGATTTGTGGTCAAGCACCAAGCGACTATCCAGAATTTGCCCGTTTCTTAGTTGAACAAGGAATTGATTCTATCAGTCTCAACCCCGATTCTGTACTTAAGACTCTCTTAGAAATTGCCAAAGCAGAAGAAAAAGAATGA
- a CDS encoding MFS transporter → MSIARSPAQVLWLQVLALAAVQGAISLAWLIYNSYLPQLLTQFGFSASLAAGILVIENALSAVLEPVMGGLSDQSQRWVGSRFPFISVGVILSSALLIAIPCIVTFVQPTGIMRSLLPLTLVAWALAMTIFRSPAMALLWKYATPPQLPSAVSVVTLVGGTIGAFRPIANQYILSFGAVFAFAIASVVMLAVAGLLRWLNPPETPNFQAETTTAKLPYPTLSLIFATGIGVAWGTRLLMTTLTQLLKLQFSGQNIDMLLVYIGLAIAISALPAGVFAVKLGNSRAMLVGVVATIISILAIAFTGAILPLIVLLVPSFSTIINGVIPLALDLMPPKWAGLGIGTYFGGFALAMSLFGWLFPQAAKIPPISSGLFCALAFLLVGICVTTANQGFKKMV, encoded by the coding sequence ATGAGTATTGCGCGATCGCCAGCCCAGGTTTTATGGTTGCAAGTATTAGCGTTAGCAGCCGTACAAGGGGCAATTAGTCTGGCTTGGTTAATTTACAATTCATACTTGCCTCAACTACTGACGCAGTTTGGTTTTTCTGCATCTTTGGCGGCTGGTATTCTAGTCATTGAAAATGCCTTGAGTGCAGTCTTAGAACCTGTGATGGGTGGACTTTCTGATCAATCTCAGCGTTGGGTAGGAAGTCGCTTTCCCTTCATCTCTGTGGGTGTGATTCTTTCATCCGCGCTCTTGATTGCCATACCATGTATTGTAACTTTTGTCCAGCCAACGGGAATTATGCGATCGCTTTTACCGCTAACTCTGGTAGCCTGGGCATTAGCCATGACTATATTTCGCAGTCCGGCTATGGCTTTATTGTGGAAATATGCCACGCCGCCCCAGTTACCATCAGCCGTGAGTGTTGTGACGTTGGTTGGGGGTACAATTGGGGCATTTCGACCTATAGCAAATCAATATATTCTGAGTTTTGGGGCAGTTTTCGCCTTTGCAATTGCTTCAGTGGTGATGTTGGCGGTGGCTGGGCTATTACGTTGGTTGAACCCTCCCGAAACACCAAATTTTCAGGCGGAAACCACAACCGCCAAATTACCTTATCCCACATTGAGTTTAATTTTTGCCACTGGTATTGGTGTCGCCTGGGGTACAAGGCTATTAATGACCACCTTAACTCAATTGCTGAAGCTACAATTTTCTGGTCAAAATATTGACATGCTACTAGTTTACATTGGGCTGGCGATCGCCATCTCTGCCTTACCTGCTGGAGTTTTTGCGGTCAAACTCGGTAATAGTCGGGCAATGCTAGTGGGAGTAGTTGCCACAATTATTTCCATATTAGCGATCGCTTTTACAGGTGCTATCTTACCGTTAATTGTTTTGTTAGTACCAAGTTTTAGTACCATTATCAATGGCGTAATTCCTTTGGCTTTAGACTTAATGCCGCCCAAATGGGCAGGTTTGGGTATAGGGACTTACTTTGGTGGGTTTGCTTTAGCGATGAGTTTATTTGGCTGGTTATTTCCCCAAGCTGCAAAAATCCCACCTATAAGTAGTGGTTTATTTTGTGCTTTGGCTTTCTTGTTAGTAGGTATTTGCGTCACAACTGCTAACCAAGGGTTTAAGAAAATGGTTTAG
- a CDS encoding Hsp20/alpha crystallin family protein, giving the protein MMIRYFQPIRELENLRRQMDLVFDELSAQTTQTTETATTWSPAIELIDAGDSLIFKAQLPGITAQNLDVQVTRDAVSIVGNRQRLSQNTNYLHSEFRYGKFQRVVNLPIAVQNDKVQAEFQDGILTLTLPKVEEVRNRVVKINLGGVTGSSSTSVDTNAQTVKS; this is encoded by the coding sequence ATGATGATTCGCTACTTCCAACCCATCCGCGAACTCGAAAATTTACGTCGTCAAATGGATTTAGTATTTGATGAACTATCTGCACAAACTACGCAAACAACTGAAACGGCAACAACTTGGAGTCCAGCTATCGAGTTAATTGATGCGGGTGATAGTTTGATTTTCAAAGCACAATTACCCGGAATTACTGCCCAAAATCTTGATGTGCAAGTAACTCGTGATGCTGTTTCAATTGTAGGCAATCGCCAGCGTTTAAGTCAAAATACTAATTATCTTCATTCGGAATTTCGTTACGGTAAATTCCAAAGAGTAGTTAACTTACCTATTGCTGTACAAAATGATAAAGTACAAGCAGAATTTCAAGATGGTATCTTAACTTTAACTCTCCCCAAAGTTGAAGAAGTGCGGAATCGAGTTGTGAAAATTAATTTAGGCGGAGTTACAGGTAGTTCTTCTACCAGTGTAGATACAAACGCCCAAACCGTAAAATCTTAA
- a CDS encoding Mov34/MPN/PAD-1 family protein: MNIKLQHIQMIRSHAESTYPEECCGIILGYLENHTKTVVEIIPTENAWSAESANFAPNTERSETSRYAIAPQDMLQIQKSARDKSLNIIGIYHSHPDNPAIPSECDRQYAWPAYSYIIVSVQNGQAGELLSWSLNDQHQFQPETIDTINLAT, from the coding sequence ATGAATATTAAACTACAACACATCCAAATGATCCGCAGCCACGCCGAAAGCACCTACCCCGAAGAATGCTGTGGAATTATCCTGGGTTATCTAGAAAATCACACCAAAACTGTCGTCGAAATTATCCCCACCGAAAACGCCTGGAGTGCTGAGTCAGCTAACTTCGCCCCTAACACAGAACGCAGCGAAACCAGCAGATATGCGATCGCACCCCAAGATATGTTACAAATACAAAAATCAGCGCGGGATAAATCATTAAACATAATAGGGATTTATCACTCCCACCCTGATAACCCCGCAATTCCTTCCGAATGCGATCGCCAGTATGCTTGGCCTGCATACTCGTATATAATAGTTTCCGTTCAAAATGGCCAAGCTGGCGAACTCCTCAGTTGGAGTCTAAATGACCAGCATCAGTTTCAACCAGAGACAATTGATACCATAAATTTAGCTACTTAA
- a CDS encoding universal stress protein, whose product MFKKILVAVNNTEIGHHVFEQALSLAKLTNAELMILQVVSPFNDGVINTSTTEIHSRYTSSQSQNLEYYLGEWDKLKQQGIEFLTLLTNQAIAKGIAAEFTQELGDPGRMICEVAKNCHVDVIVIGRRGLSGIGELFLGSVSNYVLHHAPCSVLTVQGMIPVTTNN is encoded by the coding sequence ATGTTCAAGAAAATTTTAGTAGCTGTTAATAATACAGAAATCGGTCATCATGTTTTTGAACAAGCTTTATCATTAGCAAAATTAACTAATGCTGAGTTAATGATATTGCAAGTTGTTTCTCCTTTTAATGATGGCGTTATCAATACTTCGACAACGGAAATACATAGCCGTTATACTTCATCCCAGAGCCAGAATTTAGAATATTATTTAGGAGAATGGGATAAATTAAAACAACAAGGCATTGAGTTTTTAACATTACTAACAAATCAAGCGATCGCCAAAGGTATAGCCGCAGAATTTACCCAAGAATTAGGTGATCCTGGTCGTATGATTTGTGAGGTGGCTAAAAATTGCCATGTTGATGTCATAGTGATTGGTCGGCGCGGTTTGAGTGGAATTGGTGAATTATTTCTTGGTAGCGTGAGTAATTATGTTTTACATCATGCACCCTGTTCAGTTTTGACAGTTCAAGGCATGATTCCTGTGACTACAAATAACTAA
- a CDS encoding carbonic anhydrase produces the protein MTRINGFIGRRNFLKFAGTGSLAIAATTIGGSLIGSIQQTAIADVNPANPNPVNPSQALKLLLDGNQRFIQYKRQYPHQSLARLQLLAKAQYPFAAILGCADSRVPAEIIFDQGLGDLFVVRVAGNVASDVIIGSLEYTTAVLGTQLIVVLGHTKCGAVAAAMKNEPMPGMISNVAESIKPALTNFNSTEAVIANVQYQSKKLQQSSPILTQLLQANKLQIVGACYDIDTGKVNVIT, from the coding sequence ATGACAAGAATTAATGGATTTATTGGTCGCCGTAACTTTTTGAAATTTGCCGGGACAGGTAGTTTAGCGATCGCGGCTACAACGATTGGTGGTAGTTTAATAGGTAGTATTCAGCAAACTGCGATCGCTGATGTTAATCCAGCTAATCCAAATCCAGTTAACCCTAGTCAGGCTCTAAAACTTTTGCTGGATGGTAATCAACGCTTTATCCAATACAAACGCCAATATCCCCATCAATCATTGGCACGTTTACAATTATTAGCCAAAGCACAGTACCCTTTTGCTGCTATTTTAGGTTGTGCTGACTCTAGAGTTCCGGCGGAAATTATTTTCGACCAAGGCCTAGGAGATTTATTTGTGGTGCGCGTTGCTGGTAATGTCGCTAGTGACGTGATTATCGGTAGCTTGGAGTATACTACAGCCGTACTCGGTACCCAACTAATTGTGGTGTTGGGTCATACAAAATGTGGTGCTGTAGCCGCAGCCATGAAAAACGAACCTATGCCTGGTATGATTAGCAACGTAGCGGAAAGTATTAAACCTGCATTAACCAACTTTAATTCCACTGAAGCAGTCATTGCCAATGTGCAGTATCAGTCAAAAAAATTACAACAAAGTTCGCCAATATTAACTCAATTACTACAAGCCAATAAACTCCAAATAGTTGGTGCTTGTTACGATATCGATACTGGCAAGGTGAATGTAATTACTTAA
- a CDS encoding arylmalonate decarboxylase — MTDALGWRKKFGVLAPSTNTIVEPDFHTMAVPGVTSHTSRIYLRNQDLSSDEKMVRLLEAIAQEMFSAIDRVMTASVDYLIMAMSAETFWEGKAGNIEFIKRVEDYAGVKVASCASAYQAALATFQVNKIAVITPYQAVADEKICRFFSEIGVEVVRLKSLRCPTAISIAEVSEDTLRTYLQELDGDDVQAIVQMGTNLSMLRLADEMERSLAKPVIAVNAATWWYALRQNDIHDQVYGCGRLLREF; from the coding sequence ATGACAGACGCGTTAGGATGGCGAAAGAAATTTGGCGTGCTTGCGCCTAGTACAAATACGATTGTTGAACCTGATTTTCATACAATGGCTGTACCTGGGGTGACTTCTCATACATCGCGGATTTATCTGAGAAACCAGGATTTGAGTAGTGATGAAAAGATGGTAAGGCTTTTGGAGGCGATCGCTCAAGAAATGTTTTCGGCAATTGATCGGGTGATGACTGCGAGTGTCGATTACTTGATTATGGCTATGAGTGCGGAAACTTTTTGGGAAGGTAAAGCAGGTAACATAGAGTTTATCAAGCGAGTTGAAGATTATGCTGGTGTCAAGGTGGCTTCTTGTGCTTCGGCATATCAGGCAGCACTAGCCACATTTCAAGTGAATAAAATTGCTGTAATTACCCCTTATCAAGCTGTAGCTGATGAGAAAATTTGTCGCTTTTTTAGTGAGATTGGGGTAGAAGTTGTGCGCCTCAAGAGTCTCCGTTGTCCTACGGCAATTTCTATTGCAGAGGTGTCTGAAGATACTTTAAGGACATATCTTCAGGAACTTGATGGTGATGATGTGCAGGCAATTGTACAGATGGGGACTAATTTAAGTATGCTCCGACTGGCGGATGAAATGGAGCGATCGCTTGCTAAACCAGTAATCGCCGTCAACGCCGCTACTTGGTGGTACGCCCTACGCCAAAACGACATTCACGATCAAGTTTATGGCTGTGGTAGACTTTTGCGAGAATTTTAA
- the moeB gene encoding molybdopterin-synthase adenylyltransferase MoeB — MLNPNLEEIQLTKDDYERYSRHLILPEVGVEGQKRLKAASVLCIGTGGLGAPLLLYLAAAGIGRIGIVDFDVVDTSNLQRQVIHGTSWVGKPKIESAKNRIHEINPHCQVDLYETRLSSENALDIIRPYDIVVDGTDNFPTRYLVNDACVLLNKPNVYGSIFRFEGQATVFNYEGGPNYRDLYPEPPPPGMVPSCAEGGVLGILPGIIGVIQATETVKIILGNGNTLSGRLLLYNALDMKFRELKLRPNPIRPVIEQLIDYEQFCGIPQAKAEEEKQQQEIAEMTVTELKALLDSGAKDFVLLDVRNPHEYDIAKIPGSVLVPLPDIENGHGVAKVKEVLNGHRLIAHCKMGGRSAKALSILKEAGIVGTNVKGGITAWSREVDPSVPEY, encoded by the coding sequence ATGTTAAATCCCAACCTGGAAGAAATCCAGCTAACTAAAGACGACTACGAACGATACTCCCGCCACCTGATTTTGCCAGAAGTCGGTGTCGAAGGGCAGAAACGACTCAAAGCCGCCAGTGTATTATGTATCGGTACAGGCGGCTTAGGTGCGCCACTGCTGTTATACCTCGCCGCAGCAGGTATCGGCCGCATTGGTATTGTGGATTTTGATGTTGTTGATACTTCTAACCTGCAACGTCAAGTTATTCACGGTACTTCTTGGGTAGGTAAACCCAAAATTGAATCAGCAAAAAACCGCATTCACGAAATTAACCCTCATTGTCAGGTTGATTTATACGAAACTCGTCTGAGTTCCGAAAATGCCCTCGATATTATTAGACCTTACGATATTGTGGTGGATGGAACTGATAACTTCCCCACTAGATATCTAGTCAACGATGCTTGTGTATTGTTGAACAAGCCCAACGTTTACGGTTCAATTTTCCGGTTTGAAGGTCAAGCAACAGTATTTAACTACGAAGGTGGGCCGAACTACCGCGACTTGTATCCCGAACCACCACCACCAGGGATGGTTCCTTCCTGTGCAGAAGGCGGTGTTTTGGGAATTTTACCCGGAATTATTGGGGTCATCCAAGCCACGGAAACTGTCAAAATTATTCTCGGCAATGGTAATACTTTAAGCGGCAGACTATTGTTATACAACGCCCTGGATATGAAATTCCGGGAGTTGAAACTGCGTCCTAACCCCATCCGCCCAGTAATTGAACAGCTGATAGACTACGAACAATTCTGTGGTATTCCCCAAGCTAAGGCGGAAGAAGAAAAGCAGCAGCAAGAAATTGCTGAAATGACGGTGACAGAATTAAAAGCATTGCTAGATAGTGGTGCGAAAGATTTTGTCTTGTTGGATGTGCGTAACCCCCACGAATACGACATTGCGAAAATCCCTGGTTCGGTATTAGTACCACTACCAGATATTGAAAATGGTCATGGCGTAGCTAAGGTGAAAGAAGTCCTCAACGGACACCGCTTGATTGCTCATTGTAAGATGGGCGGTCGTTCTGCCAAAGCCCTCAGCATCCTCAAGGAAGCAGGAATTGTTGGTACAAATGTCAAAGGCGGGATCACCGCATGGAGTCGAGAAGTTGATCCTTCGGTTCCTGAATATTAA
- a CDS encoding ArnT family glycosyltransferase — MQISQKWLTKKAHQSVLFLLVGGLLFRAIIAFWLYPTFDEAYYYIYSLHLDWSYFDHPAIVALTTGFGTWLTGEVSQFTIRLGAILCYTGSLIFLYLTSQRIFSVKAAVFTLAIATISPIFQVGFGVLSLPDSPLMLFWSASLYCAVAEFFRRPLYVPSYRLAILGILVGLACNSKYHGFILGLGLVGFCATSPPHRVVVRSPWAWLSLGLFIITISPIVFWNIQHDWVSFSFQSARAVPQNGYNLLNVFLVVLVQVAYLFPTIGFPLWHISLQPVIRKIQQILAQKSLAYQDDFHPAKFLIFWLSLPLILGFTFIGGYRQILPAWAMPGFWGITLLLGQQVVIWEQKSPRGVRRWLLGSGITIASIFIILLLQLTIGIFQKPSQYALLGGFLPVKNDPSTELIDIQQLREKFRESPILKTALQNSSFIFTNRYYVAGPIAMALQPVAQIPITCFDIGNDNRGFAFWSTAEQWVGKDALYITTAPFNLRQDLMASYRHHFRSLEEIEQIMLRRGGEVVNVVYVYQAKTLLKPYHRSYGI; from the coding sequence ATGCAAATATCTCAAAAGTGGTTGACTAAAAAAGCTCATCAATCAGTGCTTTTTTTGTTGGTCGGAGGATTATTATTTAGAGCCATAATTGCTTTTTGGCTTTACCCTACCTTTGATGAAGCGTACTACTATATTTACAGTTTGCATCTCGACTGGAGTTATTTTGATCATCCAGCAATAGTCGCCCTCACGACTGGTTTTGGAACTTGGTTAACGGGAGAAGTTTCACAATTTACCATTCGTTTAGGCGCGATACTTTGCTATACAGGTAGTTTGATATTTTTATATTTAACTAGTCAACGAATATTTTCTGTCAAAGCGGCTGTGTTTACTTTGGCCATTGCTACTATCAGCCCAATTTTTCAAGTTGGTTTTGGTGTATTGAGTTTACCAGACAGTCCCTTAATGTTGTTTTGGTCGGCTAGTTTATATTGTGCGGTGGCTGAGTTTTTCCGGCGGCCTTTGTATGTTCCCAGTTACCGTTTAGCCATTTTGGGAATTTTGGTCGGGTTAGCTTGTAATAGTAAATATCATGGGTTTATTTTAGGACTAGGGTTAGTTGGTTTTTGTGCAACTAGTCCACCGCATCGGGTTGTAGTGCGATCGCCTTGGGCATGGCTCAGTTTAGGATTATTTATCATCACCATCTCCCCGATTGTGTTCTGGAATATTCAGCATGACTGGGTATCTTTTAGTTTTCAGTCAGCAAGAGCCGTACCTCAAAATGGCTACAATTTACTAAATGTATTCTTAGTGGTTTTAGTTCAAGTAGCTTATTTATTTCCCACCATCGGTTTTCCGCTATGGCATATTAGTTTACAGCCAGTTATTAGAAAAATTCAGCAAATTTTGGCGCAAAAATCATTAGCTTATCAAGATGATTTCCATCCCGCCAAATTCTTAATTTTCTGGTTATCTCTCCCTTTAATTTTAGGCTTCACTTTTATTGGAGGATATCGGCAAATTTTACCAGCTTGGGCAATGCCGGGATTTTGGGGAATTACTTTATTATTAGGACAACAAGTTGTAATTTGGGAGCAGAAATCACCCCGTGGGGTGCGTCGATGGCTTTTAGGTTCAGGAATTACGATTGCTAGTATTTTCATCATTTTACTACTGCAATTAACCATCGGCATATTCCAAAAACCTAGCCAGTACGCTTTACTAGGAGGCTTTTTACCTGTTAAGAATGACCCTTCAACAGAATTAATTGATATTCAACAACTACGAGAGAAATTTCGTGAATCTCCGATTTTGAAAACTGCACTGCAAAATTCTAGCTTTATATTTACTAATCGCTATTATGTAGCTGGCCCTATTGCGATGGCGTTGCAACCTGTAGCACAAATTCCGATTACTTGTTTTGATATTGGCAATGATAATCGTGGCTTTGCTTTTTGGTCTACGGCGGAACAATGGGTAGGTAAAGACGCGTTATATATTACAACTGCACCATTTAATTTGAGACAAGATTTAATGGCTAGTTATCGCCATCATTTTCGCAGTCTGGAAGAAATTGAACAAATAATGCTGCGTCGGGGTGGAGAGGTTGTGAATGTTGTTTATGTTTATCAAGCCAAGACGTTGCTGAAACCATATCATCGTAGTTATGGGATTTGA
- a CDS encoding pentapeptide repeat-containing protein: MANQEHLVLLRAGAVTWSEWRQKNPQIQPDLSAANLQGDNLRGANLYQANLTKADLSQALLVRANLNGADFSGANLEQAKLIEANLSGANLSVANLKGATLTQANLSHANFIGADLSEANLKEAAIAHAILIGTDLKDANLRSADLGAAKLIRANLAYANLIEANLIAADLSKANLYNADLIGAYLYKTDLCNANLSHTYLVSAYMLQANLSEADLTGANLSWANLQGANLAGANLTGANLIGTKLRGANLIGANLEDAIVSEVCH, encoded by the coding sequence ATGGCAAATCAAGAGCATCTGGTTTTACTGAGAGCCGGTGCAGTTACCTGGAGTGAATGGAGACAGAAAAATCCACAAATTCAACCAGACCTGAGTGCTGCGAACTTGCAAGGAGATAACCTCAGAGGTGCAAACCTTTATCAAGCCAACTTGACCAAAGCAGATTTGAGTCAGGCTTTACTGGTACGTGCGAATTTGAACGGTGCAGATTTTAGTGGCGCAAATCTGGAACAAGCCAAGCTCATTGAAGCTAACTTAAGTGGAGCTAACTTGAGTGTGGCTAACTTAAAGGGTGCAACGCTAACACAGGCAAATTTGAGTCATGCCAACTTTATTGGTGCTGATTTAAGTGAAGCAAATTTGAAAGAAGCTGCGATCGCCCATGCTATCCTAATCGGCACAGACCTAAAAGATGCCAACCTCAGAAGTGCTGACTTGGGTGCAGCAAAACTCATCCGCGCTAACCTTGCTTACGCTAACTTGATTGAAGCCAACTTGATTGCAGCTGATCTCAGTAAAGCCAACCTCTACAATGCCGATTTAATTGGGGCTTATCTATACAAAACAGATTTATGTAATGCGAATCTCAGTCATACTTACTTAGTAAGTGCATATATGTTGCAAGCTAACCTCAGTGAAGCTGATTTAACAGGTGCAAACTTAAGCTGGGCAAATCTGCAAGGCGCAAACTTAGCTGGTGCAAACTTAACTGGCGCTAACCTCATCGGTACTAAACTGCGCGGCGCTAATCTCATCGGTGCAAATCTTGAGGATGCGATCGTATCTGAAGTATGTCATTAA